In Bythopirellula goksoeyrii, a single window of DNA contains:
- a CDS encoding DUF1570 domain-containing protein has product MRHSSIFLGLITAGVALTGCMLVRPAQHWEPFPYETFHSQLVIHSDAPLSGKQRLLDELAEQRGLINSKLSLVPTETPIHVYLYGDESDYTAFMNLRFPEMASRRAIFVGTDQKLSVYAYWGDHVAEDLRHEVSHGYLHAAVPTLPLWLDEGLAEYFEVGEGRRGYNITHVQLLAAQAQSNNWLPELTRLEALDSAADMTQQDYAESWAWVHYLLESDERAEVLTSYLHDLADGNPTEPLSTRIGRRLIVPQSALAEHVLTLR; this is encoded by the coding sequence ATGCGGCACAGCTCAATATTCTTGGGACTTATAACAGCCGGAGTTGCCCTAACCGGTTGCATGCTGGTGCGACCCGCTCAGCACTGGGAGCCTTTTCCTTACGAAACTTTTCACAGTCAATTGGTCATCCATAGCGATGCCCCGCTCTCAGGCAAACAACGCCTACTTGATGAATTGGCAGAGCAGCGCGGACTAATCAATTCCAAATTGAGTCTCGTCCCCACAGAGACTCCGATTCATGTATATCTCTATGGTGATGAATCTGATTACACGGCTTTCATGAATCTGCGCTTTCCAGAAATGGCATCACGAAGAGCAATTTTTGTCGGCACGGATCAGAAACTTTCCGTCTATGCCTATTGGGGCGACCATGTAGCCGAGGACTTACGACACGAAGTCTCTCATGGCTATTTGCACGCCGCTGTTCCGACGCTGCCCTTGTGGCTTGATGAGGGATTGGCCGAGTACTTTGAAGTGGGGGAAGGTCGTCGAGGATACAACATAACTCACGTCCAGCTTCTCGCCGCTCAGGCACAATCTAACAACTGGTTACCAGAACTGACGCGGCTCGAAGCACTCGACTCTGCCGCCGACATGACTCAGCAGGACTACGCTGAGTCCTGGGCCTGGGTACACTATTTGCTTGAGTCGGATGAACGGGCTGAAGTACTCACGAGCTATCTCCATGATCTCGCCGATGGGAATCCCACCGAGCCACTCAGCACGCGCATAGGTCGCCGACTCATCGTGCCGCAGAGCGCATTGGCGGAGCATGTGCTAACATTGCGCTAG